The Tautonia plasticadhaerens nucleotide sequence TCCCGGGCCGACCTGGCCGCCTGCCGGGCCTGCGACGCCGAGGGCCTCTGCGGCCCCTTCGACCCCGCCGACGGCCCCTATCCGCCGGGCCTCCCCGTCCTCGACGACCTGCCCGACGGCCCCGGTCCCTGACTCCAAGCCCCGGCTTTTTGTCGCCTGATTCAAGAAAGGGGGCCGGGCTCGCATGCGAGACGCCCGATCCGACCACCCCGGGACCGGAGGACCGACCCGCCATGCGCATCCCCCGCCCTCGATGCTCGGTCCGCGGGGCGACCCTCGTCATTAGCGCTGGTCGCCCTGAACTTCGCTGCCGGATCCGCGACGTGGAATGCCTCGCCCGCCCGGCGGGGGCCGCTCCTCGTCGGGATCGGCAACGGGAGGGGATTCACCCACTCGAACCCGGACGGGAGCCGCTGGCATTCCACGGGGAACGCGGAGGACGGATACCGGGACCCCCGGATGATCCGCCCTCCCAGGCCCTCCCTCCTCCGGAGCGTCTCCCCCGCCATCACCGGGCTGGCGATCACGCTGTTCGCCCTGATCCTCGCCTCGGGGAGGCCGAGGCACAGGATTGCCCGGGCCGTCCTTCTCGTCCTCGTCGGCTCGTGGGCGGCGGTCGGACTGCGCTGGTGGTGGGTCCTCGAAGGGGGGAGCCTCCCCGTCGACCGCCTCGAATTCGACATGACGATGCCGGAGGTCCTGGCCATCACCGGCCCCCCCGTGCCGGGGAGCGTGAGGGAGGAGGAGATGTACGGGATCGTCGTCGACCCGAATCTCCCAGGAGGCTCGGGCCGGGAGCTGCTGCGCCGGGAGACGACCTGGATCGTCGCGCCGAGGGGCTCGAACTCCTGGCTGGAGCTGAAATTCGACGAGCGGGACCTCCTCCGCGCCTACCCGCCGAGGGGCCACGCCCGGCCCCCTCATTCGGCGTATCGGGCCCTCCGAGCAACCCTCGATTCTCGGGAATGAGTCCGCCCCGATCGGCCCGTCCCGGTCGATTTGACGACCGGACCCGAGGTCGGTACACTAGGCGACTCGACCGAGTCGGATTGCGTTTCTCCGGACGAACGGACCCAACTCGAGCAACCCGAGCAAGGCCGCCCGAGGGGCATGCCGCCCCCGGATCGTCGGCCGGACCCGAATCCATCGCCCTCGGAGGGGATCGCCCGTGGCCATCGCGGTGAAGGACCTGATCGAAGCCGGCGTGCACTACGGCCACCGGGCCAGCCGCTGGAACCCGAAGATGAAGCCGTACATCTACGGCAAGCGGAACCTGATCCACATCATCGACTTGAAGGAGACCGTCCGCGGCCTCCTCCGGGCGGTCAAGTACTTCAACCGCGTCGCCTCGGGCGGCGGACTGATCCTCTTCGTCGGCACCAAGCGGCAGGCCGTCGACATCGTCGTCGAGCACGCCCAGCAGTGCGGCATGCCGTTCGTCACCGAGCGCTGGCTCGGCGGCACCCTGACCAACTTCCAGACGATCCGCAGCCGGCTGGACCGCCTGGACGAGCTGGAGCAGACGCTCGGCAGCGACATGGCGCTGACCTATTCGAAGAAGGCGCTGAGCACCCTGAACCGGGAGCGTCGGAAGATTTCCCGGAACCTGGAGGGCATCCGGCACATGACCCGGAAGCCCGAGGCGATGTTCGTCATCGACCCGCACCGCGAGAAGATCGCGGTGAGCGAGGCGAGGAAGCTCGGCGTCAAGGTCGTCGCCCTGATGGACACCGACTGCGACCCCGACGTCGTCGACCTGCCGATCCCCGGCAACGACGATAGCATGCGGGCCATCGAGCTGATCCTCGGCCGCCTGACCCAGGCGATCATCGACGGCAAGGCCGCCGCCCCCCCCGAGGCCCAGCGCCCCGAGCCCGGCCCCGGCGGCCCCCGGGGCCGGGGAGACCGCCGAGGGCCCGCCGGCCCCGGGGGCCTCGCCGGTCGAGGCGGATCGGCACCGGCCGGGGCGGCCGGCCCGGCCTCCGACCCGGCCACCCAGGCCGGCGGCGGCCAGTCTCCCCCGGTCGCTCCCCCCGAGCCCGGCGACTCCGCCCCCCGTCCCCTGCCGGCCGAGGGCCCTCTGCCCGAGGGCGTGCAGGCGACCGCGCCGATCTCCCAACCCTCGGCCGGCCCCGAGCCCGACACCGGCGACTCCGCTCCGACCCCGCCGGCCGAAGCCGAGCCGTCGGCCGCCGAGGAGCAACCCAAGCCCGCCGAGGGCTGAGGTCTTGGGGGCTCGAGATGCCGGTCCGGACCGGATCCCGCTCGGTTCTCGAGCCCGCTCGACTCGTCGGGTCCGGCCGGCCGACCCCCCGACCTGACATGACATGATCGGTCCCGTCCGGCCCGCCGCCGGGCGGGCCCTTCGCCGTCCCGCCGACCTCGGCCACCGCGTCGAACCCGACCGGGGCGTCCGGCCCCCGGGTCGTCCCGTGCCCCGGGAGGGCCGCTCACCGAGGGCCGACCATGACGGGCTCCGGCCCCGGGCCGACGGACCCCGACGCGCCCGGCCTTCCCCCCCAGATACCAGCGTCCCGGACCCACCACGAATCGATCGATCCCCCTGCCAGGGAGTCCCGCACGATGGCCGAGATCACGGCCCAGGCCGTCAACGAGTTCCGCAAGCGCACCGGATTGGGCCTGATGGAGTGCAAGAAGCTCCTCCAGGAGGCCGGCGGCGAGATGGCCAAGGCCGAGACCCTGGCCAAGGAACGCGGCATGGCCAAGGCCGCCGGCCGGGCCGGGCGCACCGCCTCCGCCGGCCGGGTCGAGGTGGCCATCTCCGACGACGGCCGTGTCGGCGCCATGGTCGAGCTTAATTGCGAGACCGACTTCGTCGCCCGCAACGACGACTTCCGCAAGGCGGCCGCCACGCTGGCCGACCTCGTCCTTCAGGGCTCCGGGACCGGCCCGATCGACGTCGCCGGCCTCTCCGGCCAGGCCGTCGGCGGCGCCGGCAAGTCCCTCTCCGACTTCCTCCTCGACCTGAACTCCCGGACCGGCGAGAACGTCCAGTTCACCCGGGCCGCCCGGCTGTCGCTCGACGGCCCGGGCCGGGTCGACGCCTACGTCCACCACGACAACAAGTCCGGCGCCATGGTCTCGCTCCGCTGCCCCGACGACGCCACCGCCGGCAGCGAGGCCGTCATCGCCCTGGCCAAGGACCTGGCCCTGCAGGTCGTCGCCACCCGGCCGATCGCCGCCCGCCGCGAGGAAGTCTCGGCCGACGCCGTCGCCGAGCAGAAGCGGATCTTCGTCGCCCAGGCCGAGGACAAGCCCGAGAACATCCGCGAGAAGATCGCGGAGGGCAAGCTCAACTCCTGGTACGGCGAGATCGTCCTGGTCGACCAGGTCTTCGTCAAGGACCCCTCGAACAAGGTCAGCGACGTGATCAAGGCCACCGGGCCCGGCATCGAGCTGGGCCACTTCGCCCGACTCGCCGTGGGCGAGGCCCCCGAGTAATCATCCCGGCCCTCGGGGGGGCGAGCGGGCGAGACGTGAGGCCGGTCGGCCGTCGCCCCGGCGGCCTTCGGCGCCTCGCCGAGGGGGAGCCCGAGCCGGGCGGACCCCGGCCATCGGCCATCCCCCCTCCCTCCCGCCCCGGCCGATCGACATCCCCGTCCCGTCCCCGGTCGCCCGCCCCCGCCTTGCCCCAACCGAGGTTGCTCCCATGGACCCGGCCCCATCGGCTGAATCGTCCTCCCAGTTCCGCCGGGTGCTCCTGAAGCTCTCGGGGGAGAGCTTCAGCCGACCCGGGGAGACCGGGATCAACCCCGACGAGGTCAGCAAGATCGCCGAGCAGGCCGCCCGGGTGGCCCGCAAGGGGATCGAGCTGGCCATCGTCGTCGGCGGCGGGAACATCCTCCGGGGGGCGACGCTGGCCCGGGGATCGGGGGTGATCAAGGAGACCACCGGGCATTACATGGGGATGATGGCCACCGTCATCAACGGACTGGCCCTGCAAGACGCCCTGGAGGGCCTCGGCTGCGAGACCCGGCTGATGACGCCGATCCGCATGGAGGAGGTCGCCGAGCCCTACATCCGGCGCCGGGCGTTGACCCACCTCACCCGGGGTCGCGTGATCATCCTCGCCGCCGGCACCGGCAGCCCGTTCGTCACCACCGACACCGCCGCCGCCCTGCGGGGCAAGGAGCTGGAGGTCGACGTGGTCCTCAAGGCGACCCGGGTCGACGGCGTCTATTCGGCCGACCCCGAGAAGAACCCCCACGCCGCCCTCTACGAGTCGCTGGCGTTCGACCGGGTGATGCGCGAGGACCTCAAGGTCATGGACGGCGCCGCCATCGGCATGTGCCGGGACAACGGCCTGCCGATCATCGTCTTCAATTACAAGCGGGAGGGGAACATCGAGCGGGTCGTGGCCGGGGAGCTGATCGGCACCTGGGTCAGCGACCGCCCCCGGCCGGCCTCCCGGCCGATCGAGGCTGGCCAGCCGGGCCCCTCACCGGCACAATGAACCCGGGGGGGCGGCCGGGCCGCCCCGCACCCGACGCGACGATCCGACCGACCATGATCCCCCCCACAGGGGCCCCAGCCATGCCCATCGAAGAGATCACGTTCGAGGCCGAGGAGCGGATGGAGAAGTCCGTCACCCTGCTGGCCGACCAGCTCCGGGGCATCCGCACCGGCCGGGCCAACACCGGGCTCGTCGAGTCGATCCGGGTGGAGTATTACGGGTCCCCCACCCCGCTGAAGCAGCTGGCGAACCTCTCCACCCCGGAGGCCCAGCAGATCCTCATCCGCCCCTTCGACACCGGGGTCATCGGCGACATCATCAAGGCCATCCAGACCTCGGACCTCGGCCTGACGCCGAACTCCGACAACAAGGTCATCCGCCTGAACGTCCCCCCCCTCTCGGTCGAGCAGCGCAAGAAGCTCGCCGGTCGGGTCAAGGATCTGGCCGAGGAGGCCCGCGTCTCCATCCGCAACATCCGGCGGGACGCCAACAAGTCCGCCGACGCCGAGACCGCCGACAAGGT carries:
- the rpsB gene encoding 30S ribosomal protein S2, encoding MAIAVKDLIEAGVHYGHRASRWNPKMKPYIYGKRNLIHIIDLKETVRGLLRAVKYFNRVASGGGLILFVGTKRQAVDIVVEHAQQCGMPFVTERWLGGTLTNFQTIRSRLDRLDELEQTLGSDMALTYSKKALSTLNRERRKISRNLEGIRHMTRKPEAMFVIDPHREKIAVSEARKLGVKVVALMDTDCDPDVVDLPIPGNDDSMRAIELILGRLTQAIIDGKAAAPPEAQRPEPGPGGPRGRGDRRGPAGPGGLAGRGGSAPAGAAGPASDPATQAGGGQSPPVAPPEPGDSAPRPLPAEGPLPEGVQATAPISQPSAGPEPDTGDSAPTPPAEAEPSAAEEQPKPAEG
- the tsf gene encoding translation elongation factor Ts gives rise to the protein MAEITAQAVNEFRKRTGLGLMECKKLLQEAGGEMAKAETLAKERGMAKAAGRAGRTASAGRVEVAISDDGRVGAMVELNCETDFVARNDDFRKAAATLADLVLQGSGTGPIDVAGLSGQAVGGAGKSLSDFLLDLNSRTGENVQFTRAARLSLDGPGRVDAYVHHDNKSGAMVSLRCPDDATAGSEAVIALAKDLALQVVATRPIAARREEVSADAVAEQKRIFVAQAEDKPENIREKIAEGKLNSWYGEIVLVDQVFVKDPSNKVSDVIKATGPGIELGHFARLAVGEAPE
- the frr gene encoding ribosome recycling factor, which translates into the protein MPIEEITFEAEERMEKSVTLLADQLRGIRTGRANTGLVESIRVEYYGSPTPLKQLANLSTPEAQQILIRPFDTGVIGDIIKAIQTSDLGLTPNSDNKVIRLNVPPLSVEQRKKLAGRVKDLAEEARVSIRNIRRDANKSADAETADKVLTEDDLVRCKDEVQALTKKYEGKVNDLAEKKESEIMED
- the pyrH gene encoding UMP kinase, yielding MDPAPSAESSSQFRRVLLKLSGESFSRPGETGINPDEVSKIAEQAARVARKGIELAIVVGGGNILRGATLARGSGVIKETTGHYMGMMATVINGLALQDALEGLGCETRLMTPIRMEEVAEPYIRRRALTHLTRGRVIILAAGTGSPFVTTDTAAALRGKELEVDVVLKATRVDGVYSADPEKNPHAALYESLAFDRVMREDLKVMDGAAIGMCRDNGLPIIVFNYKREGNIERVVAGELIGTWVSDRPRPASRPIEAGQPGPSPAQ